A single region of the Oreochromis niloticus isolate F11D_XX linkage group LG19, O_niloticus_UMD_NMBU, whole genome shotgun sequence genome encodes:
- the zfyve28 gene encoding lateral signaling target protein 2 homolog isoform X2 yields MNRFRKWLYKPKRTDPQLLAQFYYADEELNQVATELDSLDGRKDPQRCTLLVNQFRSCQDNVLNIISQIMDECIPFDRANRDFCVKFPEEIRHDNLAGQLWFGAECLAAGSIIMNREIESIAMRPLAKDLTRSLEEVRNITRDQALRDLNLYTDRMKDALRHFDSLFAEFELSYVSAMVPVKSPKEYYVQQEVIVLFCETVERALKLGYLTQDMIDDYEPALMFTIPRLAIVCGLVVYPEGPLNLDRKSEDMSELFRPFRTLLKKIRDLLQTLTEEELMTLERNLCISQEGELSTSQGLATNGVPAPVQENHSSCSPANEISKRGSEGEEAPLAVLVCPSQEEELAGVEKGWEEVETVRGEEEQEQGLLCEEAEEAELACSMQYDEEELEQLNMMVYRVGDEMSTLLSPPSQGQSPAHDPNRGQPAGSSGASSTEVSPRRILGSRGRTGICTEEEDRVFFMEDLDAAGEHITREPRCYVTSPPKESARPVQRKPAPRPDSVRNGWFSETTSEQPCPQPRNLNTHCPTAKCPPCTNVPGSEALPYTNGWDMGLEGTASETAEVIAHRMGGMKLSATVIFNPHSPSLTELAVDKLLLPRPTPSEIEPCGPLVATHCLLNSCVCCGSCEDGHEDAITTETTGLGLGLALGLDKHCTTPASSAVIQSSACRLPPRPHEHNNKDDVAHLSTPSSRSAEPLEEAPGLGHQTQDCSSSVKNGASPCNHQLRTEKRHASGGRQRDKEIDNENTENKDMKRYTKEDTRRSSSPVSSLTPSSGTSEDPDQQEIQLAVQDAKAAARSKIRSRFHSSSDLIHRLFVCISGVADQLQTNYASDLRSILKTLFEVMATKCEEGDNDKQKKAGPVMRSAVLEDCALCQETISSSELAAKAREGQFEDPPDWVPDEACNSCIACKAPFTVIRRKHHCRSCGKIFCSRCSSHSAPLPRYGQVKPVRVCTHCYMFHVTPFYSDKAGI; encoded by the exons TATCCCCTTCGACCGGGCCAACAGAGATTTTTGTGTCAAGTTCCCCGAGGAGATTCGTCATGACAACTTGGCAGGGCAGCTGTGGTTTGGAGCCGAG TGTTTGGCTGCAGGCTCCATTATCATGAACAGGGAGATAGAGAGCATAGCTATGAGACCCCTAGCTAAGGATCTTACTCGCAGCTTGGAGGAGGTACGCAACATCACCAGAGACCAGGCCCTGCGAGACCTCAACTTGTACACAGACCGCATGAAGGACGCATTGCGACATTTTGACAGCCTTTTTGCTGAGTTTGAGCTCAG CTATGTGTCAGCCATGGTGCCTGTGAAGTCTCCCAAAGAATACTATGTACAGCAGGAGGTGATTGTGCTCTTCTGTGAGACTGTGGAGAG gGCCCTAAAGTTGGGCTATCTCACACAGGACATGATTGATGACTATGAACCCGCACTGATGTTTACAATTCCCAGACTGGCCATTGTGTG tgGGCTGGTTGTGTATCCAGAGGGACCTCTTAACCTAGACCGAAAATCAGAGGATATGTCTGAGCTCTTCAGGCCTTTTCGCACTTTACTGAAGAAAATAAG AGACCTGCTCCAGACCCTGACTGAGGAGGAGTTGATGACGCTAGAGAGAAACTTGTGCATTTCTCAAGAAGGGGAGTTGTCCACAAGCCAGGGACTGGCCACAAACGGCGTACCAGCTCCAGTCCAAGAGAATCACTCGTCCTGCAGTCCTGCTAATGAAATCTCCAAAAGGGGGAGTGAGGGAGAAGAGGCGCCACTGGCTGTGCTTGTCTGTCCCAGTCAGGAGGAAGAGTTGGCAGGAGTGGAAaaaggctgggaggaggtggaAACTGTGAGGGGAGAGGAGGAACAGGAGCAGGGTTTACTCTGTGAGGAGGCAGAGGAGGCTGAGCTGGCATGCTCCATGCAGTACGATGAGGAGGAACTGGAGCAGCTCAACATGATGGTGTACCGCGTGGGAGACGAGATGTCGACTCTGCTGTCGCCTCCCAGCCAGGGTCAATCTCCAGCCCACGATCCCAACAGAGGACAGCCTGCAGGCTCCAGTGGGGCTTCCAGCACAGAGGTCTCTCCACGCAGAATCTTGGGGAGCCGAGGAAGGACGGGCATTTGTacagaggaggaagacaggGTCTTCTTCATGGAGGACCTGGATGCAGCAGGAGAACACATCACCAGAGAGCCTCGCTGTTATGTCACCTCTCCTCCCAAAGAGTCTGCTCGTCCTGTGCAGCGCAAGCCCGCACCGAGGCCAGACTCGGTTAGGAACGGCTGGTTCTCTGAGACAACATCTGAGCAGCCTTGTCCACAGCCACGCAACCTGAACACACACTGCCCAACTGCAAAGTGTCCCCCTTGTACTAACGTCCCTGGTTCAGAAGCTCTGCCTTACACCAATGGGTGGGACATGGGTTTAGAGGGGACAGCGTCTGAAACAGCTGAAGTCATCGCCCATCGTATGGGAGGCATGAAGCTGTCTGCTACAGTCATCTTCAACCCTCACTCACCCAGCTTGACAGAGCTGGCTGTGGACAAGCTGCTGCTACCTCGGCCTACTCCCTCTGAGATTGAGCCCTGTGGCCCCCTGGTGGCCACTCACTGCCTACTCAACTCTTGCGTCTGCTGTGGCAGCTGCGAGGATGGCCACGAGGATGCCATCACCACAGAGACTACTGGACTCGGTTTAGGGCTCGCTCTGGGATTGGACAAACATTGTACGACGCCTGCCTCCAGCGCTGTCATCCAGTCCTCTGCTTGTCGGCTCCCTCCTCGTCCTCACGAACACAACAATAAGGACGACGTGGCCCATTTGAGCACTCCTTCCTCCCGCTCTGCAGAGCCACTGGAAGAGGCTCCTGGGCTGGGACACCAGACTCAGGATTGTAGCTCTAGTGTCAAAAATGGAGCCTCCCCATGTAATCACCAGCTGAGGACTGAAAAAAGACATGCTAGCGGTGGCCGACAGAGGGACAAGGAGATTGATaatgaaaatactgaaaataaagATATGAAGAGGTACACCAAAGAGGACACCAGGAGAAGCTCCAG TCCTGTCAGCAGTCTGACTCCCAGCTCAGGGACATCAGAAGACCCGGACCAGCAGGAGATCCAGCTGGCCGTGCAAGATGCCAAAGCAGCGGCCAGAAGCAAGATCAGATCTCGTTTCCACAGCAGCAGCGACCTCATCCACCGTCTCTTTGTCTGTATATCAG GTGTTGCTGATCAGCTGCAGACCAACTATGCGAGTGACCTTCGCAGCATCCTCAAGACTCTTTTTGAAGTCATGGCAACCAAGTGCGAGGAAGGAGACAatgataagcagaagaaag CGGGGCCTGTTATGCGCAGCGCAGTACTGGAGGACTGTGCTCTGTGTCAGGAGACCATTTCCTCATCGGAATTGGCAGCCAAGGCCCGTGAGGGCCAGTTCGAAG ACCCTCCTGACTGGGTCCCTGATGAAGCCTGCAACTCCTGCATTGCCTGCAAGGCTCCGTTCACTGTTATCCGCAGGAAACATCACTGTAGAAGCTGCGGAAAG ATCTTCTGCTCTCGCTGCTCTTCCCATTCTGCTCCGCTGCCTCGATACGGTCAGGTGAAGCCTGTCAGGGTCTGCACACACTGCTACATGTTCCATGTCACGCCCTTCTACAGTGACAAGGCGGGCATCTGA
- the zfyve28 gene encoding lateral signaling target protein 2 homolog isoform X1: MNRFRKWLYKPKRTDPQLLAQFYYADEELNQVATELDSLDGRKDPQRCTLLVNQFRSCQDNVLNIISQIMDECIPFDRANRDFCVKFPEEIRHDNLAGQLWFGAECLAAGSIIMNREIESIAMRPLAKDLTRSLEEVRNITRDQALRDLNLYTDRMKDALRHFDSLFAEFELSYVSAMVPVKSPKEYYVQQEVIVLFCETVERALKLGYLTQDMIDDYEPALMFTIPRLAIVCGLVVYPEGPLNLDRKSEDMSELFRPFRTLLKKIRDLLQTLTEEELMTLERNLCISQEGELSTSQGLATNGVPAPVQENHSSCSPANEISKRGSEGEEAPLAVLVCPSQEEELAGVEKGWEEVETVRGEEEQEQGLLCEEAEEAELACSMQYDEEELEQLNMMVYRVGDEMSTLLSPPSQGQSPAHDPNRGQPAGSSGASSTEVSPRRILGSRGRTGICTEEEDRVFFMEDLDAAGEHITREPRCYVTSPPKESARPVQRKPAPRPDSVRNGWFSETTSEQPCPQPRNLNTHCPTAKCPPCTNVPGSEALPYTNGWDMGLEGTASETAEVIAHRMGGMKLSATVIFNPHSPSLTELAVDKLLLPRPTPSEIEPCGPLVATHCLLNSCVCCGSCEDGHEDAITTETTGLGLGLALGLDKHCTTPASSAVIQSSACRLPPRPHEHNNKDDVAHLSTPSSRSAEPLEEAPGLGHQTQDCSSSVKNGASPCNHQLRTEKRHASGGRQRDKEIDNENTENKDMKRYTKEDTRRSSSFQNSPLSSVSGSDCESVSVTTCSLSSSAYTPSPVSSLTPSSGTSEDPDQQEIQLAVQDAKAAARSKIRSRFHSSSDLIHRLFVCISGVADQLQTNYASDLRSILKTLFEVMATKCEEGDNDKQKKAGPVMRSAVLEDCALCQETISSSELAAKAREGQFEDPPDWVPDEACNSCIACKAPFTVIRRKHHCRSCGKIFCSRCSSHSAPLPRYGQVKPVRVCTHCYMFHVTPFYSDKAGI; this comes from the exons TATCCCCTTCGACCGGGCCAACAGAGATTTTTGTGTCAAGTTCCCCGAGGAGATTCGTCATGACAACTTGGCAGGGCAGCTGTGGTTTGGAGCCGAG TGTTTGGCTGCAGGCTCCATTATCATGAACAGGGAGATAGAGAGCATAGCTATGAGACCCCTAGCTAAGGATCTTACTCGCAGCTTGGAGGAGGTACGCAACATCACCAGAGACCAGGCCCTGCGAGACCTCAACTTGTACACAGACCGCATGAAGGACGCATTGCGACATTTTGACAGCCTTTTTGCTGAGTTTGAGCTCAG CTATGTGTCAGCCATGGTGCCTGTGAAGTCTCCCAAAGAATACTATGTACAGCAGGAGGTGATTGTGCTCTTCTGTGAGACTGTGGAGAG gGCCCTAAAGTTGGGCTATCTCACACAGGACATGATTGATGACTATGAACCCGCACTGATGTTTACAATTCCCAGACTGGCCATTGTGTG tgGGCTGGTTGTGTATCCAGAGGGACCTCTTAACCTAGACCGAAAATCAGAGGATATGTCTGAGCTCTTCAGGCCTTTTCGCACTTTACTGAAGAAAATAAG AGACCTGCTCCAGACCCTGACTGAGGAGGAGTTGATGACGCTAGAGAGAAACTTGTGCATTTCTCAAGAAGGGGAGTTGTCCACAAGCCAGGGACTGGCCACAAACGGCGTACCAGCTCCAGTCCAAGAGAATCACTCGTCCTGCAGTCCTGCTAATGAAATCTCCAAAAGGGGGAGTGAGGGAGAAGAGGCGCCACTGGCTGTGCTTGTCTGTCCCAGTCAGGAGGAAGAGTTGGCAGGAGTGGAAaaaggctgggaggaggtggaAACTGTGAGGGGAGAGGAGGAACAGGAGCAGGGTTTACTCTGTGAGGAGGCAGAGGAGGCTGAGCTGGCATGCTCCATGCAGTACGATGAGGAGGAACTGGAGCAGCTCAACATGATGGTGTACCGCGTGGGAGACGAGATGTCGACTCTGCTGTCGCCTCCCAGCCAGGGTCAATCTCCAGCCCACGATCCCAACAGAGGACAGCCTGCAGGCTCCAGTGGGGCTTCCAGCACAGAGGTCTCTCCACGCAGAATCTTGGGGAGCCGAGGAAGGACGGGCATTTGTacagaggaggaagacaggGTCTTCTTCATGGAGGACCTGGATGCAGCAGGAGAACACATCACCAGAGAGCCTCGCTGTTATGTCACCTCTCCTCCCAAAGAGTCTGCTCGTCCTGTGCAGCGCAAGCCCGCACCGAGGCCAGACTCGGTTAGGAACGGCTGGTTCTCTGAGACAACATCTGAGCAGCCTTGTCCACAGCCACGCAACCTGAACACACACTGCCCAACTGCAAAGTGTCCCCCTTGTACTAACGTCCCTGGTTCAGAAGCTCTGCCTTACACCAATGGGTGGGACATGGGTTTAGAGGGGACAGCGTCTGAAACAGCTGAAGTCATCGCCCATCGTATGGGAGGCATGAAGCTGTCTGCTACAGTCATCTTCAACCCTCACTCACCCAGCTTGACAGAGCTGGCTGTGGACAAGCTGCTGCTACCTCGGCCTACTCCCTCTGAGATTGAGCCCTGTGGCCCCCTGGTGGCCACTCACTGCCTACTCAACTCTTGCGTCTGCTGTGGCAGCTGCGAGGATGGCCACGAGGATGCCATCACCACAGAGACTACTGGACTCGGTTTAGGGCTCGCTCTGGGATTGGACAAACATTGTACGACGCCTGCCTCCAGCGCTGTCATCCAGTCCTCTGCTTGTCGGCTCCCTCCTCGTCCTCACGAACACAACAATAAGGACGACGTGGCCCATTTGAGCACTCCTTCCTCCCGCTCTGCAGAGCCACTGGAAGAGGCTCCTGGGCTGGGACACCAGACTCAGGATTGTAGCTCTAGTGTCAAAAATGGAGCCTCCCCATGTAATCACCAGCTGAGGACTGAAAAAAGACATGCTAGCGGTGGCCGACAGAGGGACAAGGAGATTGATaatgaaaatactgaaaataaagATATGAAGAGGTACACCAAAGAGGACACCAGGAGAAGCTCCAG ttttcagaACTCCCCACTCAGCTCTGTGTCAGGTAGTGACTGTGAGAGTGTGTCGGTCACCACATGTAGTCTGTCAAGCAGTGCATATACACCCAG TCCTGTCAGCAGTCTGACTCCCAGCTCAGGGACATCAGAAGACCCGGACCAGCAGGAGATCCAGCTGGCCGTGCAAGATGCCAAAGCAGCGGCCAGAAGCAAGATCAGATCTCGTTTCCACAGCAGCAGCGACCTCATCCACCGTCTCTTTGTCTGTATATCAG GTGTTGCTGATCAGCTGCAGACCAACTATGCGAGTGACCTTCGCAGCATCCTCAAGACTCTTTTTGAAGTCATGGCAACCAAGTGCGAGGAAGGAGACAatgataagcagaagaaag CGGGGCCTGTTATGCGCAGCGCAGTACTGGAGGACTGTGCTCTGTGTCAGGAGACCATTTCCTCATCGGAATTGGCAGCCAAGGCCCGTGAGGGCCAGTTCGAAG ACCCTCCTGACTGGGTCCCTGATGAAGCCTGCAACTCCTGCATTGCCTGCAAGGCTCCGTTCACTGTTATCCGCAGGAAACATCACTGTAGAAGCTGCGGAAAG ATCTTCTGCTCTCGCTGCTCTTCCCATTCTGCTCCGCTGCCTCGATACGGTCAGGTGAAGCCTGTCAGGGTCTGCACACACTGCTACATGTTCCATGTCACGCCCTTCTACAGTGACAAGGCGGGCATCTGA
- the zfyve28 gene encoding lateral signaling target protein 2 homolog isoform X3 has protein sequence MDECIPFDRANRDFCVKFPEEIRHDNLAGQLWFGAECLAAGSIIMNREIESIAMRPLAKDLTRSLEEVRNITRDQALRDLNLYTDRMKDALRHFDSLFAEFELSYVSAMVPVKSPKEYYVQQEVIVLFCETVERALKLGYLTQDMIDDYEPALMFTIPRLAIVCGLVVYPEGPLNLDRKSEDMSELFRPFRTLLKKIRDLLQTLTEEELMTLERNLCISQEGELSTSQGLATNGVPAPVQENHSSCSPANEISKRGSEGEEAPLAVLVCPSQEEELAGVEKGWEEVETVRGEEEQEQGLLCEEAEEAELACSMQYDEEELEQLNMMVYRVGDEMSTLLSPPSQGQSPAHDPNRGQPAGSSGASSTEVSPRRILGSRGRTGICTEEEDRVFFMEDLDAAGEHITREPRCYVTSPPKESARPVQRKPAPRPDSVRNGWFSETTSEQPCPQPRNLNTHCPTAKCPPCTNVPGSEALPYTNGWDMGLEGTASETAEVIAHRMGGMKLSATVIFNPHSPSLTELAVDKLLLPRPTPSEIEPCGPLVATHCLLNSCVCCGSCEDGHEDAITTETTGLGLGLALGLDKHCTTPASSAVIQSSACRLPPRPHEHNNKDDVAHLSTPSSRSAEPLEEAPGLGHQTQDCSSSVKNGASPCNHQLRTEKRHASGGRQRDKEIDNENTENKDMKRYTKEDTRRSSSFQNSPLSSVSGSDCESVSVTTCSLSSSAYTPSPVSSLTPSSGTSEDPDQQEIQLAVQDAKAAARSKIRSRFHSSSDLIHRLFVCISGVADQLQTNYASDLRSILKTLFEVMATKCEEGDNDKQKKAGPVMRSAVLEDCALCQETISSSELAAKAREGQFEDPPDWVPDEACNSCIACKAPFTVIRRKHHCRSCGKIFCSRCSSHSAPLPRYGQVKPVRVCTHCYMFHVTPFYSDKAGI, from the exons TATCCCCTTCGACCGGGCCAACAGAGATTTTTGTGTCAAGTTCCCCGAGGAGATTCGTCATGACAACTTGGCAGGGCAGCTGTGGTTTGGAGCCGAG TGTTTGGCTGCAGGCTCCATTATCATGAACAGGGAGATAGAGAGCATAGCTATGAGACCCCTAGCTAAGGATCTTACTCGCAGCTTGGAGGAGGTACGCAACATCACCAGAGACCAGGCCCTGCGAGACCTCAACTTGTACACAGACCGCATGAAGGACGCATTGCGACATTTTGACAGCCTTTTTGCTGAGTTTGAGCTCAG CTATGTGTCAGCCATGGTGCCTGTGAAGTCTCCCAAAGAATACTATGTACAGCAGGAGGTGATTGTGCTCTTCTGTGAGACTGTGGAGAG gGCCCTAAAGTTGGGCTATCTCACACAGGACATGATTGATGACTATGAACCCGCACTGATGTTTACAATTCCCAGACTGGCCATTGTGTG tgGGCTGGTTGTGTATCCAGAGGGACCTCTTAACCTAGACCGAAAATCAGAGGATATGTCTGAGCTCTTCAGGCCTTTTCGCACTTTACTGAAGAAAATAAG AGACCTGCTCCAGACCCTGACTGAGGAGGAGTTGATGACGCTAGAGAGAAACTTGTGCATTTCTCAAGAAGGGGAGTTGTCCACAAGCCAGGGACTGGCCACAAACGGCGTACCAGCTCCAGTCCAAGAGAATCACTCGTCCTGCAGTCCTGCTAATGAAATCTCCAAAAGGGGGAGTGAGGGAGAAGAGGCGCCACTGGCTGTGCTTGTCTGTCCCAGTCAGGAGGAAGAGTTGGCAGGAGTGGAAaaaggctgggaggaggtggaAACTGTGAGGGGAGAGGAGGAACAGGAGCAGGGTTTACTCTGTGAGGAGGCAGAGGAGGCTGAGCTGGCATGCTCCATGCAGTACGATGAGGAGGAACTGGAGCAGCTCAACATGATGGTGTACCGCGTGGGAGACGAGATGTCGACTCTGCTGTCGCCTCCCAGCCAGGGTCAATCTCCAGCCCACGATCCCAACAGAGGACAGCCTGCAGGCTCCAGTGGGGCTTCCAGCACAGAGGTCTCTCCACGCAGAATCTTGGGGAGCCGAGGAAGGACGGGCATTTGTacagaggaggaagacaggGTCTTCTTCATGGAGGACCTGGATGCAGCAGGAGAACACATCACCAGAGAGCCTCGCTGTTATGTCACCTCTCCTCCCAAAGAGTCTGCTCGTCCTGTGCAGCGCAAGCCCGCACCGAGGCCAGACTCGGTTAGGAACGGCTGGTTCTCTGAGACAACATCTGAGCAGCCTTGTCCACAGCCACGCAACCTGAACACACACTGCCCAACTGCAAAGTGTCCCCCTTGTACTAACGTCCCTGGTTCAGAAGCTCTGCCTTACACCAATGGGTGGGACATGGGTTTAGAGGGGACAGCGTCTGAAACAGCTGAAGTCATCGCCCATCGTATGGGAGGCATGAAGCTGTCTGCTACAGTCATCTTCAACCCTCACTCACCCAGCTTGACAGAGCTGGCTGTGGACAAGCTGCTGCTACCTCGGCCTACTCCCTCTGAGATTGAGCCCTGTGGCCCCCTGGTGGCCACTCACTGCCTACTCAACTCTTGCGTCTGCTGTGGCAGCTGCGAGGATGGCCACGAGGATGCCATCACCACAGAGACTACTGGACTCGGTTTAGGGCTCGCTCTGGGATTGGACAAACATTGTACGACGCCTGCCTCCAGCGCTGTCATCCAGTCCTCTGCTTGTCGGCTCCCTCCTCGTCCTCACGAACACAACAATAAGGACGACGTGGCCCATTTGAGCACTCCTTCCTCCCGCTCTGCAGAGCCACTGGAAGAGGCTCCTGGGCTGGGACACCAGACTCAGGATTGTAGCTCTAGTGTCAAAAATGGAGCCTCCCCATGTAATCACCAGCTGAGGACTGAAAAAAGACATGCTAGCGGTGGCCGACAGAGGGACAAGGAGATTGATaatgaaaatactgaaaataaagATATGAAGAGGTACACCAAAGAGGACACCAGGAGAAGCTCCAG ttttcagaACTCCCCACTCAGCTCTGTGTCAGGTAGTGACTGTGAGAGTGTGTCGGTCACCACATGTAGTCTGTCAAGCAGTGCATATACACCCAG TCCTGTCAGCAGTCTGACTCCCAGCTCAGGGACATCAGAAGACCCGGACCAGCAGGAGATCCAGCTGGCCGTGCAAGATGCCAAAGCAGCGGCCAGAAGCAAGATCAGATCTCGTTTCCACAGCAGCAGCGACCTCATCCACCGTCTCTTTGTCTGTATATCAG GTGTTGCTGATCAGCTGCAGACCAACTATGCGAGTGACCTTCGCAGCATCCTCAAGACTCTTTTTGAAGTCATGGCAACCAAGTGCGAGGAAGGAGACAatgataagcagaagaaag CGGGGCCTGTTATGCGCAGCGCAGTACTGGAGGACTGTGCTCTGTGTCAGGAGACCATTTCCTCATCGGAATTGGCAGCCAAGGCCCGTGAGGGCCAGTTCGAAG ACCCTCCTGACTGGGTCCCTGATGAAGCCTGCAACTCCTGCATTGCCTGCAAGGCTCCGTTCACTGTTATCCGCAGGAAACATCACTGTAGAAGCTGCGGAAAG ATCTTCTGCTCTCGCTGCTCTTCCCATTCTGCTCCGCTGCCTCGATACGGTCAGGTGAAGCCTGTCAGGGTCTGCACACACTGCTACATGTTCCATGTCACGCCCTTCTACAGTGACAAGGCGGGCATCTGA